Part of the Paenibacillus sp. JNUCC32 genome is shown below.
CCGCGATTGGTTCCGTTACTGACCTCCAAGGGTGGTCCCGTGATTGCGATGCAAATCGAGAACGAGTACGGGAGTTACGGAAATGATACGGCATATCTGGAGTATTTGAAGGATGGCTTGATCAAGCGGGGCGTGGACGTGCTGCTGTTCACTTCGGATGGCCCCACGGACGGAATGCTGCAGGGCGGAACCGTTCCCGGCGTGCTTGCCACGGTCAATTTCGGATCAAGAACGAAGGAGGCGTTTGATAAACTGCGGGAGTACCGTCCGGAAGATCCTCTGATGTGCATGGAATACTGGAACGGTTGGTTTGATCATTGGCTGAAGCCACACCATACCCGGGACGCGGAAGATGCTGCTGCCGTGTTCAAGGAAATGCTGGACTTGAATGCATCCGTGAACTTCTATATGTTTCATGGCGGAACGAATTTCGGATTCTATAACGGGGCGAATTTTCACGAAAAGTATGAACCGACGCTAACCAGCTACGATTATGATGCCCCTCTCTCGGAGTGCGGGGACGTGACGGCCAAGTTCGAAGCCATTCGAAGCGCGATCGCGCAGCATCAGGGGAAAGAACTCTCCGATTTGCCAAGTCTTCCGCAGCCTGTCAAGAAGATAAGCTATGGCTCGGTAAGCATGACGCACTATGCCGACCTGCTGGAGCATCTGCCTGCGCTTTCCGAGGAGCAGAAACGCACGGCACCCGTACCGATGGAACGGCTGGGCCAAAGCTATGGCTTCACGGTATACGCAACGCATATTTCCGGGCCGCGTCAAGGGGAGTCCCTGCATCTGCAAGAGGTGCATGACCGGGCTCAGGTATTCCTGGACGGAAAGTATCAAGGGACGGTGGAACGTTGGGATCCCAAAGCCCTGCCAATCGATGTTCCGGCAGCCGGCGCCAAGCTGGAGATCGTGGTCGAGAATATGGGACGCATCAATTACGGCCCGAGGCTGAAGGATTATAAAGGAATCACGGAGGGAGTCCGAATGAACAACCAGTTCCTGTATGACTGGAGCATCTATCCCTTACCGCTTGATCATCCGAATACGGCACCGTTTCAACCGCTGGAGGGACCTTTTGAACAGCAGGACCGACCTACCTTCTATCGCGGCGAATTCTTGGTGGATGACATTGGCGATACGTTTATCCGCTTAGACGGATGGGGAAAAGGGGTCGTCTGGGTCAATGGCTTCAATCTGGGACGCTACTGGGAGCAAGGGCCGCAAGCAGCGCTGTATCTGCCTGGACCGCTGCTGAAGCAGGGACGGAATGAAATCTTGGTATTTGAGCTGCATCATACCGAAACGGCAAGCATCGAACTTGTCGACACACCCGACTTGGGTTAATTCGTCCGGAACAGACCGACGATGGATAAACAAAAGGGAGCCCTCTTGTAAGCTGAGAGGGCTCCCTTTCATGTTGATTCGAGTATCAAATTAATTGCTTGCGGACTTTTAAATAACGGTATAAGACGATGCCGAATAGCGAACATAGGACGGCACATAATCCAATGAAGCCATAACCGGCCTGGAGCCCGCGCAGCAGGCCGAGCTCTGTACCGCTGCCGTACATTTGCTTGAATCCGTTCGTGATCGCGCCGATCGCGTAATTGCCGATGACGCTGCCGATCCCCATCATGGTGACGGTGAACGTAATCGCGGTGTCGCTCTCATTCGGATATCTTTTGGCAATGAGAGCCATGACCGTCGGATAGATCGGGGCAATCCCGATGCCTGCCGCCGCAAACAGGAAGGCGTAGGATTCTCCGCCGAAAATCGCGACAAACGTACATACTCCGGTCAGTCCGGACAGAATGATGATGGACAGCGTGAAGCCGATCCGGTCCGTTATCGGGCCAAGCAGCAGGCGTGCCGCCGAGAAGCAGAGGAAGAACGCGGATAGCATGCCGGCTGCCGCTGCAGGTTCCCATTTGTACGATTTTTCAAGAAAGTTGACGAGCCATCCGCCAACCGCCATCTCCGATACGACGCCGAAGGATAGGATCATGACGACCAGCCACAGCGCGGGATCTTTGACCAGCAGCTTCAGCGGAGTCCGTTCCGTTTCGGATAGATCGTCCCCGGGAAACTTACTCATGAGTGCCGGGATCATGGGAAGTATGGATAACATCAGCATGGCCAGGTACATGCCCCGCCAATCCAGCGTGTAATTAAACACGGTAACGGTCATGAGACCGGATGCAATCATCGGGGCGACCGTTGAGCTGATACCGTAGAAGAAATGGGACAGGTTCATCATCGTGCCCGTATTGCGCACAAAGATTCGGGCTGACAATATCGCGAGGCCGATCTCCAGCATACCGTTCCCAATGTACATTAAGAAGTAGGATGCGGTAAACAGAGGGTAGCTGTGGGACAGGAAGATCAACACGCCCGAGATGGCCATCGATCCGAAGGCAGCCATGCTGACCCACTTGATTCCGATCTTCCGGGTCAACAGCGCGGTGAAGGAGCACGCGATCAGGTACCCGAGCGCGTTCAGGGAGAGCAAGGTGCCGATCTGCATTTCATCCAATCGAAAATCGAATTGGATCCGCGGAATGGCGGGCCCCTTAATATTCTCCGATATCCCGAATATGATAAAGCCTAGAAAGATCGTTGCCAAATGCAGAGTGTAGTCTTTGCTCAATTTAGGTTTTGTTTTTGGTTGAAGGTCAGTATTCACGGTTAATCCCCAATCGTCATTGTTGAATTTTACATTGCGCTTGTATCGGATATCATCATATCCAGAGCGATCCGCTGCAAGCCGGCTAGATAGTCGTGTTCCCAATCGCGAAGCAGCATTTCGGGAAGATGCCGCTCCGGCACGTAGGCGGAGGCACGCTCTTTAATGGAGACAAGGGCGGAGGGCGAGAGATTATGCTCGCACCACAGAATGGCATCGGGATTGAGAATCGCGGTGAAGGCGGCACTTAGCCGGCTTAAGGCATCGATTTGCTCCTGATTCGGCTCGATGAGACTGCTCATCACGGAACGATTACGTTCCAATATGTCTTGAAAATTGCTGCCCTCGCTCATCGGGACGAAGCCGATCTCGCCCGTGAAGAACGAGCGGCCGCGAACGACGTTTCCATTAATGAGCAGTCCGGCCCCCGGTCCGTTGTGACCGAGGTACACGTATACGAGGGAAGCCTCCTCCGAGCCGCTGAGATTGTGGTAACCGAGCACGGCTGCATTCATGTCATTCTCTACGATGACAGGAATGGAGAACAGATCCTCCAGGTAAGATTGGAGGTTGTAATCCTGGAATGTTCCATACGACGGCACATGGAAAATAAGACCGTCCCGCACCGCCGCAGGCATGCCAACGGCGATGGAGCGTATCTCTGGATAACGGCGGGTCCAGTTTGCCATTTGGGAAGCCAAGGCTTCCGGTCCACGATGAAGGATGCCGTCTTCAGCCTTCCGCTCGAGCAAGTCGCCGTTCCAATTAAAAACAGTGTATACGCTCTGCTCTTTCTCATAATAAACGGCGAGACCCAGCATATAGTCCGGATTAAAAGCATAGCGGTTCGCACGTCGGCCGCCGCTGGATTCATCCTGCCCGAGCAGGTTGACTTCACCTTCCTGCACCATGAGCTCCATAACTTTGCTAACAGTCGGAAAGCTGATGCCGAGTCTTTCGCTGAGCTCGGCTTTGGTTCCGCTCCCCAGCTCCAGCAGCGTCGAACGGAGCGCGCGCCGGACGGCGAATTTCATGGATTGCGGCGTAGGCAAAGCTTCTTTGCGCGTATGAATCACCTCGTCCACTCTTTTTAAACGTGTTTAATAAGTCTATGGGGATGATTATTGCACATCCGATAAGACGGTGCAAGAACAATATGTTGGTTTCAAAAAGAATAGGATGAAGGATGGGAAAGCGGTTGACAACAGCCATGCTCCATGAGAAAATGTACGCGCGTACATAAATTGCAGGAGGCTTGATGATTATCGCTAGTCGTAAAGAGGTAGCACAGCTTGCCGGCGTTTCGGAAGCAACGGTATCCCGCGTCCTGAATGGTGTCGGGCCGATCAAGGAGGAGACCAAGCAGCGCGTGCTGGAAGCGGCGGATCGGCTTGGATATACCCCAAGCGCGCTAGCCCGCAGTTTTGCGCGGCGCAGGAGCGGTAATCTTGGCGTCGTTATGCCTTACCTGCCGAAAGCTCGCATATTCTCCGCCTATTATTTTTCGGAGATCCTAAGCGGCATCGGCAGTAAGGCGCTGGAGAGCAAGCATGACCTGCTGATGCTGTTCCGTGAACCCGGCGGTTCGATGGATTACTTGAACCTGTTTCGTACCCAGAAGGTGGATGCCTGCATCATTCTCGGCGCCAGGGACGATGAAGGCGAGCGCGCAGCCATCAAACAGCTGAGTGAAGCGGACCGCCCTTATTGCCTTATTAATCAATACTTTGACGGCGAGGCGTTTCACGTCATGGATGCCGATCATGTGGAAGGCAGCTATCAAGCCGTTCATCACTTGATCGGGCAGGGATTCCGTCAAATTGCTTTTCTTAATGGCCCGCCCCAGTATTCCAACAGTCGCGACCGGCTGAAGGGGTACACCCGGGCGCTGGACGAAGCGGGAATCAAGCCGGATGAATCCTTGCTGTTCGAGGGCAACTTCAGCCGCAAGAGCGGTTATGCCGCAGCCGAGCTAATCGCCGGGAAGCTGGACCGGATCGAAGCGGTGTTTGCGGCCAATGACCGCATGGCGATCGGATTACAGCAGGGCCTGCGCGCGTTAGGTATTGCAGAGGATCGAATGCCTGCCTTTGTCGGTTATGACGACTCGGAGGCTGCAGAGCTCTGCACCCCGCCGCTCACCAGCGTAAGAGTTCCTTTCTATGAACTGGGATATCTTGCCGCGGAGCATGTGCTTCGCCTGCTGGACGACTCCGATTCGCCGGACGGCAGCGGATCGAACGCCGCGCTGCATCGGCAGCTGCCTACTCGCCTGGTGGTCCGCGCATCTTCGCTTCATCAAAATCAATGAACCCTTATTCAAGGAGGAATGAAAGATGAAACAATTACGTGTCGGCATGATCGGATATAAATTCATGGGCAAAGCCCACAGCAACGCATATCGAAGCCTTCCGATGTTTTTTCCGAAAGCGCTGAAGCCTGAAATGGTGGCAATCTGCGGCCGCAATGCGTCGGCCGTGCAAGAAGCGGCGGATCAGCTGGGCTGGCGTGAAAGCGTTACCGATTGGAAGCAGCTCGTGAATCGGGAGGATATCGATCTGGTCGATATCAATGCTCCAAGCGACGCCCATAAGGAAATTGCGTTGGCCGCGGCGAAGGCCGGCAAGCATATTTTCTGCGAGAAGCCGCTCGCGCTGACCTTGGCCGACGCCAGAGAGATGCTGCGGGCGGCGGAAGATGCGGGAGTCACCCATATGGTCGGGTTTAACTACAGATTTTCTCCGGCCGTAAGACTGGCCAAGAAATTGATTGACAGCGGCAGATTGGGCCAGATCTACCACTTTCGTGCCTGGTTTCTGCAGGACTGGATCATGGACCCGCAGTTCCCGCTGGTATGGCGGTTGCAGAAGGAAGTGGCCGGCTCCGGATCGCATGGGGATCTGGGCGCTCACCTGATCGACCTGGCGCATTATCTGGTCGGGGATATGCAGGAAGTAATCGGGATGAGCGAGACCTTCATCAAGGAGCGTCCCATTGCCAGCGAGATGACCGGATTAAGCGCAAAAGGAAGCGAAGGCGGCCCCATGGGCCAAGTTACGGTAGACGACGCTACGTTATTCATGACCCGCTTCGAGAATGGGGCGCTGGGCAGCTTCGAGGCAACGCGGTTTGCCGCGGGACATCGCAGCACCAATTCCTTCGAGATCAACGGCAGCTTGGGCAGCGTGAAATTTGATTTTGAACGGATGAACGAACTGGAGGTTTACTTCACGACCGACGATGAGGACGTTCAGGGCTTCCGCCGGGTACTGGCAACCGATCCCGTACACGATTATATGGAAGCATGGTGGCCGCCGGGGCATACGATCGGCTTCGAACACACCTTTACGCATGAATTTCTTGAGTTGTCGAACGCGATTTCGGAGGGACGGCAGCCGGTGCCTAATTTCGCGGACGGCGTAAAATGCCAAGCCGTCCTGGAAGCCGTGGATAAATCGATCGAAGAACGACGCTGGGTGCAGCTGTCTGAAATGTAATCATAATCATTCGGCCAGGGCTTGGCCGGACACATAAAAAAGGAGTGCTACGCATGAAAAAGGCTTTAATCGTATGGGGCGGCTGGGACGGACACGAACCGGAGCAGGTTGCCGGCATTTTCGCGGAATTGCTTCGGGGCGAGCAGTATGAAGTGGAAGTATCCGACACGCTGGATGCATTTAACGATGCGGAGAAGCTGCAGGCATTGGATCTGATCGTGCCGGTATGGACGATGGGCGAAATATCGAAGCAGCAAGTGGAGAACGTATCGCTTGCCGTTCAGAAGGGAACCGGCTTGGCCGGCTGCCATGGCGGGATGTGCGATTCTTTCCGCAATAATGTGGACTGGCAGTTCATGACGGGAGGAAACTGGGTTGCGCATCCGGGAAACGACGGAGTGGAGTACCGGGTCGAGATCAAATCCAGCTCCAGTCCGCTAGTGGAAGGGCTGCAGGATTTCACCGTGGCATCCGAGCAGTATTATCTGCATGTGGATCCGGCCGTCGAAGTGCTGGCCACCACCCGTTTTCCGGTTGCGGCAGGACCGCATCTGCTGAACAAAGCGGTTGACATGCCGGTGGCGTGGACGAAGCGCTGGGGATACGGACGGGTGTATTACAATTCGCTAGGTCATCATGCAGATATCGTCGACATGCCGCAGGTGAAGGAAATGATGCGGAGAGGACTGCTGTGGGCCGCCGAGGGCAAGTCATTGTATGCCGGCTCGGACATGAGTTTCTTTACCGAAGGTCAGGGCTACACAGGCATGGGAGACAGCCAATAAAGGCAGAAGGAGACTGGGATCATGAAGAAGGTAAAGGTAGGCATTATCGGCTGCGGTAAAATCAGCGGCATTTATATGGAAAACTGCCACAAGTTCGACATCCTCGAGCTGACGGCCTGTGCGGATATCGATCGAGCCCGTGCCGAGGAACAGGCCGCCAAATATAATATCCCGAATGTTTATACCACCGAGGAGCTGCTCGCGGACCCGGAAATTGAGCTGGTCATTAATCTGACGATTCCTGCCCTTCATGCGCAAATAATGCTGGATGCATTGGAAGCCGGCAAGCATGTGTACGTCGAGAAGCCGCTGGGCGTAACCCGGGAAGAGGGCAGAGCGGTGTTGGACATGGCAGCAGCCAAAGGGCTGCTGGTAGGATGCGCCCCCGAGACATTCCTTGGAGCCGGTATCCAAACGGCCCTGAAGCTGATTGAGGATGGACGTATCGGCAAGCCGATCGCAGCTACCGCATTCATGATGAGCCGCGGACATGAGCATTGGCATCCGGATCCGGAATTTTATTATGCCGCCGGCGGCGGTCCGATGTTCGACATGGGGCCTTACTATCTGACGGCACTGGTCCAATTGCTGGGACCGATCCGCGGTATTAGCGGAATGACCGGCGCTGCGCTCGCGGAGCGGACCATTACCAGCGAGAAGAAGCAAGGGCAGAAGATTAAGGTAGACATTCCTACGCATGTAGCCGGACTTATCGATTTTCAGAATGGAGCCATCGGCACGCTGATTACGAGTTTCGATGTTTTTGGAGGCAGCACGCTTCCTAATATTGAGATTTACGGCACCAAGGGTACGCTTCTCGTTCCGGATCCCAACACCTTCGGCGGGCCGGTAAAATACCGATTGACCGGTGAAACCGAGTGGACGGAAGAACCGCTGCTTCCGGGGTATAACGAGAATACGAGGGGGATCGGCCCTGCGGATATGGCCTACGCCATCCGGAGCGGAAGAGCTCATCGAGCGAGCGGCGAGCTTGCCTATCATGTGCTTGAAGCCATGTGGGGGTTCCATGATGCTTCCGATGACGGCAAACGGTATGAGATGTCCAGCACCTGCGACATCCCGGCACCGCTTCCGCTTGATTTGCCGAAGTACACCCTGGATCAATAATATTGCGTCACATGTTAAAAGCGGCTTACCCCAAAGGTCAACTGGACCCGGGGTAAGCCGCTTTACACTGTGTCGGGAACTCTATATCGCACTGGCTAACCTGTCTATTCCGAACTGGAATGGAGCGACAAGAGGTTATTCTTTTACGACAAGACCGAATATTTTCGTTAGCGGAATGGCTTGATGCGGCGATATAATGCATCCTTGAAGATCTTCCAGCGTCGCGCCGATATGGTGGAAGTCCGTTCGGCTTAGATCGATTCCCGCAAGCTTCGTGCCGGAGAACTGCGATTGATCGATCTGGCAGTCCATAAACTCTACCTTGCTTAACTCGGAATGATAAAAATCCGATTTGACGAGCGAAGTCGATTGGAAGGATACCTGCTTCATGTTGGCAAACCGGAACGTGGCATAGTCGCCCGTACAATGGTCGAATACGACATTACGGATGGTGGCGGCCGTCAGGTCGAGCCCCAATATTTTGCAATGATTAAATTGTACCCGATACATGATGGCCTCGCTGAGATCAACATTGGACAAGTCGCAGTGGTTGAACACGAGGTCCGTCAGTTCGGCATGATGGAGCGTGACGTGCTGGAACGTCACGTTATCGAAGATCATTTGGTCGAACTGAACCTTGTTGGCCGTAACATAGACAAGCGTCTCGTCCTGACAAGCGGATTGAACGAACGAGGATTCGTCGTCAACACCGGCGTCGGACAGGATCACAGGCTCAAGCTGCTTGGGGAGCTTGGGTTTCACGATTTTGATCGGTGCCGATGAACCGGCCGCATTGGGGGGTGTCATGATTTTTTCCTCCAAACATAGGAATAAGGATTGAAATAATAACTTAACGGAACACACCGCATAGGTTTGAATAGAAGTATAACATGTCCTTATCCCATTGTCCGGTCCCTCGCATTGATGGCGGCGTCCAGGGTTCCGCCGTGCCGATTCGGTGACCATGCCAGCAGACTGACGCGGCTGTTGCCCGATAGATCAGCAAGGAAAGGCGTCGTCTGTTCACCGGCAGCCCATGGCCCAAAACATTCTTCCTGCCGCCCGAAGGCCGTTCCCGAGCTGTACAGGATGAACCACTTCCCTGAAGCAGGTTGAACGAGAACCAAATCTTCCAGCCCGTCTCCATCGACATCCCCTAACACCACGGACAGGGGCGAACCCAAGGGATCCTCGGCGGAATACCAAACGCCGGCATTCCGAAGCCGTGTACCGCTGCTTAGCCAGACCTGACATGCTCCGGAGGCGGAGTTCCACACCACCAGATCATCCAGGCCATCGCCATTTACATCTCCGATGCACGGTATCATATCATTTCTCTGTAAGGAAACCTCATGCTGAATAAGGGGAGGAGAAAAGCTCCCCCCGGAACTGTAAGCGATGGCGGCTTTACCGGTGACGTCATCCCATAGAAATAAATCATCTCTGCCGTCCCCGTTAAAATCTCCCGTTAAGGATTTCCAATTCAGGACTCCGGGCTCGGACAGCCAAATCCCGTCAGGTGCCAAACGGCTGCTGCCGGCGCCCAAGGCAACATGGCATATCCCAAGCTCTGCATGCCATACTGCCGCGTCGATAAAGCCGTCGCCGTCGAAATCGCCTGTCATTGCGGTGCCGCTAGGGGTTGGCGGCCAGTCGGCCAATAGCGGACGTATCGAATGTATGCCATTATGGATTCTAAGGGGGGACCGGATCCCAAGATCCAAGGCGTACCATGTGTTGCTGGCCTCGTCCCGAATGATCCATCGGTTCGGGAGCTTGTTTCTTTTGGCATGCAGAAACTTGGGACGCTTCATGCTCAACCTATCCGACAGCCGGGTTTCCCTGAAATCCGGTATGAAGGGGAGGACGGAGGTTAAGGATACGAACGATTTGCGCTCCCTATCGAAGAACCGAAGGATCCTTCTGAGCGGCGAGTGTTGGTCATAATGCACGGTGCCGTCATCAAGGAATCGGATATATGGAAATTCAAGATAAGGGTGGTAAAAGAACGAGGCCAGTTCGCGTTCACCCGTGAAATCCTTTAAAGTCTGTTCCATCCGAGCAACTTCGGCTTCGATGTTATGGCCTGAAACATAATAAAGCGGCGTGGGAACATAGATCGTTCCGTTCGTCAACGGATCGTCCGGGTTGTGCCGGAGCACGGCTGTCTTCGCATTCGGTTCGTCCGGCGGAGATTCGTACAGGACCCCGTTGCAGATCTCGATGATCTGCCGCTGAACCGGCGATGCGGCATAATGCGGCGTCTCGAACCAGGC
Proteins encoded:
- a CDS encoding glycoside hydrolase family 35 protein, translated to MKAQLKAVNQQFLLGDEPIQILSGAVHYFRVVPEYWEDRLMKLRSCGLNTVETYIPWNLHEPKEGHFVFDGIADLERFVRIAGDLGLHVILRPSPYICAEWEFGGLPSWLLQYPDIQLRCMDPVYLEKVDQYYDELIPRLVPLLTSKGGPVIAMQIENEYGSYGNDTAYLEYLKDGLIKRGVDVLLFTSDGPTDGMLQGGTVPGVLATVNFGSRTKEAFDKLREYRPEDPLMCMEYWNGWFDHWLKPHHTRDAEDAAAVFKEMLDLNASVNFYMFHGGTNFGFYNGANFHEKYEPTLTSYDYDAPLSECGDVTAKFEAIRSAIAQHQGKELSDLPSLPQPVKKISYGSVSMTHYADLLEHLPALSEEQKRTAPVPMERLGQSYGFTVYATHISGPRQGESLHLQEVHDRAQVFLDGKYQGTVERWDPKALPIDVPAAGAKLEIVVENMGRINYGPRLKDYKGITEGVRMNNQFLYDWSIYPLPLDHPNTAPFQPLEGPFEQQDRPTFYRGEFLVDDIGDTFIRLDGWGKGVVWVNGFNLGRYWEQGPQAALYLPGPLLKQGRNEILVFELHHTETASIELVDTPDLG
- a CDS encoding MFS transporter, which translates into the protein MNTDLQPKTKPKLSKDYTLHLATIFLGFIIFGISENIKGPAIPRIQFDFRLDEMQIGTLLSLNALGYLIACSFTALLTRKIGIKWVSMAAFGSMAISGVLIFLSHSYPLFTASYFLMYIGNGMLEIGLAILSARIFVRNTGTMMNLSHFFYGISSTVAPMIASGLMTVTVFNYTLDWRGMYLAMLMLSILPMIPALMSKFPGDDLSETERTPLKLLVKDPALWLVVMILSFGVVSEMAVGGWLVNFLEKSYKWEPAAAAGMLSAFFLCFSAARLLLGPITDRIGFTLSIIILSGLTGVCTFVAIFGGESYAFLFAAAGIGIAPIYPTVMALIAKRYPNESDTAITFTVTMMGIGSVIGNYAIGAITNGFKQMYGSGTELGLLRGLQAGYGFIGLCAVLCSLFGIVLYRYLKVRKQLI
- a CDS encoding ROK family transcriptional regulator, coding for MIHTRKEALPTPQSMKFAVRRALRSTLLELGSGTKAELSERLGISFPTVSKVMELMVQEGEVNLLGQDESSGGRRANRYAFNPDYMLGLAVYYEKEQSVYTVFNWNGDLLERKAEDGILHRGPEALASQMANWTRRYPEIRSIAVGMPAAVRDGLIFHVPSYGTFQDYNLQSYLEDLFSIPVIVENDMNAAVLGYHNLSGSEEASLVYVYLGHNGPGAGLLINGNVVRGRSFFTGEIGFVPMSEGSNFQDILERNRSVMSSLIEPNQEQIDALSRLSAAFTAILNPDAILWCEHNLSPSALVSIKERASAYVPERHLPEMLLRDWEHDYLAGLQRIALDMMISDTSAM
- a CDS encoding LacI family DNA-binding transcriptional regulator, whose translation is MIIASRKEVAQLAGVSEATVSRVLNGVGPIKEETKQRVLEAADRLGYTPSALARSFARRRSGNLGVVMPYLPKARIFSAYYFSEILSGIGSKALESKHDLLMLFREPGGSMDYLNLFRTQKVDACIILGARDDEGERAAIKQLSEADRPYCLINQYFDGEAFHVMDADHVEGSYQAVHHLIGQGFRQIAFLNGPPQYSNSRDRLKGYTRALDEAGIKPDESLLFEGNFSRKSGYAAAELIAGKLDRIEAVFAANDRMAIGLQQGLRALGIAEDRMPAFVGYDDSEAAELCTPPLTSVRVPFYELGYLAAEHVLRLLDDSDSPDGSGSNAALHRQLPTRLVVRASSLHQNQ
- a CDS encoding Gfo/Idh/MocA family protein, whose translation is MKQLRVGMIGYKFMGKAHSNAYRSLPMFFPKALKPEMVAICGRNASAVQEAADQLGWRESVTDWKQLVNREDIDLVDINAPSDAHKEIALAAAKAGKHIFCEKPLALTLADAREMLRAAEDAGVTHMVGFNYRFSPAVRLAKKLIDSGRLGQIYHFRAWFLQDWIMDPQFPLVWRLQKEVAGSGSHGDLGAHLIDLAHYLVGDMQEVIGMSETFIKERPIASEMTGLSAKGSEGGPMGQVTVDDATLFMTRFENGALGSFEATRFAAGHRSTNSFEINGSLGSVKFDFERMNELEVYFTTDDEDVQGFRRVLATDPVHDYMEAWWPPGHTIGFEHTFTHEFLELSNAISEGRQPVPNFADGVKCQAVLEAVDKSIEERRWVQLSEM
- a CDS encoding ThuA domain-containing protein, with amino-acid sequence MKKALIVWGGWDGHEPEQVAGIFAELLRGEQYEVEVSDTLDAFNDAEKLQALDLIVPVWTMGEISKQQVENVSLAVQKGTGLAGCHGGMCDSFRNNVDWQFMTGGNWVAHPGNDGVEYRVEIKSSSSPLVEGLQDFTVASEQYYLHVDPAVEVLATTRFPVAAGPHLLNKAVDMPVAWTKRWGYGRVYYNSLGHHADIVDMPQVKEMMRRGLLWAAEGKSLYAGSDMSFFTEGQGYTGMGDSQ
- a CDS encoding Gfo/Idh/MocA family protein, encoding MKKVKVGIIGCGKISGIYMENCHKFDILELTACADIDRARAEEQAAKYNIPNVYTTEELLADPEIELVINLTIPALHAQIMLDALEAGKHVYVEKPLGVTREEGRAVLDMAAAKGLLVGCAPETFLGAGIQTALKLIEDGRIGKPIAATAFMMSRGHEHWHPDPEFYYAAGGGPMFDMGPYYLTALVQLLGPIRGISGMTGAALAERTITSEKKQGQKIKVDIPTHVAGLIDFQNGAIGTLITSFDVFGGSTLPNIEIYGTKGTLLVPDPNTFGGPVKYRLTGETEWTEEPLLPGYNENTRGIGPADMAYAIRSGRAHRASGELAYHVLEAMWGFHDASDDGKRYEMSSTCDIPAPLPLDLPKYTLDQ
- a CDS encoding pentapeptide repeat-containing protein produces the protein MTPPNAAGSSAPIKIVKPKLPKQLEPVILSDAGVDDESSFVQSACQDETLVYVTANKVQFDQMIFDNVTFQHVTLHHAELTDLVFNHCDLSNVDLSEAIMYRVQFNHCKILGLDLTAATIRNVVFDHCTGDYATFRFANMKQVSFQSTSLVKSDFYHSELSKVEFMDCQIDQSQFSGTKLAGIDLSRTDFHHIGATLEDLQGCIISPHQAIPLTKIFGLVVKE
- a CDS encoding DUF2334 domain-containing protein, producing MNKAMIRLEDIGPGGWYGTEEQQAKLLVIARFLHQLRIPFHLAVIPRYVDPAQHTDRSIADLQDEASLRFVRLLRTMAALGASLGIHGYTHQYGRSASGDGFEFAYSECAADCPPDDPPEAVASLLQLQQSYAYRRVQLGHQAFQTAGFAAAWFETPHYAASPVQRQIIEICNGVLYESPPDEPNAKTAVLRHNPDDPLTNGTIYVPTPLYYVSGHNIEAEVARMEQTLKDFTGERELASFFYHPYLEFPYIRFLDDGTVHYDQHSPLRRILRFFDRERKSFVSLTSVLPFIPDFRETRLSDRLSMKRPKFLHAKRNKLPNRWIIRDEASNTWYALDLGIRSPLRIHNGIHSIRPLLADWPPTPSGTAMTGDFDGDGFIDAAVWHAELGICHVALGAGSSRLAPDGIWLSEPGVLNWKSLTGDFNGDGRDDLFLWDDVTGKAAIAYSSGGSFSPPLIQHEVSLQRNDMIPCIGDVNGDGLDDLVVWNSASGACQVWLSSGTRLRNAGVWYSAEDPLGSPLSVVLGDVDGDGLEDLVLVQPASGKWFILYSSGTAFGRQEECFGPWAAGEQTTPFLADLSGNSRVSLLAWSPNRHGGTLDAAINARDRTMG